The Zavarzinella sp. genome includes a window with the following:
- a CDS encoding DUF1588 domain-containing protein, translated as MKHRSTTIKIMRYVGLFVFLAAPLSAQESGTAAQVLDTYCISCHGPMKQQSGIRFDALETIDTVDLQALFLKAQEAVHTKQMPPAKAKQPTAAERKVLQDWLQEQLKGEAAEKLKEKLLRPEAGNYVDHDDLFSGKYAHLQGYTEDRRWLISQYIFEAKFNRILKHQPFVTIDGKRWNVVGSNNRSVSLTNPFLLPTNSGVRYYSNETLNGGHLLTMLTNARSASAAIMRLADRDKRFLPAVASILELESKNKLTLESRRKFLDTHIERVLQDLYGDKHQELLPRFVRVEVAPPISGEEATKKAPFHAANPGNAELELIFRTMRRHQKPNQTDAQLLEACEKEWFYFGHEVRTIQTRITFLNNYMVEWRQQINVHKMDERYKEVVFKPLPAEEMKIVAETIRRLRKPGDRYLDVVAKCTEEWAKGFEQQRIAAGSPPADQVRALVVQMFQLILERPPNSEESQEYTDLTQKYSQQLGRQPAIEKLIQTLILNTEFVYRSEFGQSTADQHDRRMMTPRDASYAIAYALTDSSPDAELAKAAAEGRLNTRADYEREVRRMLAKRDQVSIIDEAVNHQDCPNFTRMPIRELRFFRDFFGYPNLLAIFKDRKRFGAEYDQSRVRLVAETDMLVEHILEQDKDVLKTLLTTDRFYVYHSGDNVAMQEAADRIRRIYDHFKGEDWQNYTIEDLARHKDFIAREKMRGIDVNRLAKDRRYNPLQAFKTQMASFTLRLEHGQTAAAPYNSFPAHGMANASTRYGGRLHSPEVANFFDIDLKNWNYPTAQPTPIANRMGMLTHPAWLIAHAQNTETDPIHRGKWIREKLLAGTIPDVPITVDAVIPEDPHHTLRHRLEAKTNNQYCMSCHSKMNPLGVPFEIYDDFGRYRTQERLEYPENLIKKVEDKGPIESDLRDIYKTLPIDPSGYLEGTGDATLDGNVTDALDLIGRLAKSDRVRQSMIRHAFRYFMGRNETLSDSRTLIEADRAYLKSGGSFDALIVSLLTSDSFIYRKAPKPKE; from the coding sequence ATGAAACATCGTAGCACGACAATAAAAATAATGCGATACGTGGGGCTTTTCGTATTTCTGGCCGCCCCACTTTCTGCACAAGAGTCGGGCACCGCAGCCCAGGTGCTGGATACCTATTGCATTTCCTGCCATGGCCCCATGAAGCAACAAAGTGGGATTCGCTTCGATGCACTGGAAACGATCGACACTGTCGACCTACAGGCATTGTTTCTAAAGGCACAGGAAGCTGTTCACACGAAGCAGATGCCGCCAGCCAAAGCGAAACAACCCACCGCAGCAGAAAGGAAAGTTCTGCAGGATTGGCTCCAGGAGCAATTGAAGGGTGAAGCTGCAGAAAAATTAAAAGAAAAGTTACTGCGACCGGAAGCGGGCAATTATGTGGATCATGATGATCTGTTTTCGGGTAAGTATGCCCACTTGCAGGGGTATACAGAAGACCGTCGCTGGTTGATCAGCCAGTATATCTTCGAGGCAAAGTTCAATCGCATCCTGAAGCACCAGCCATTTGTCACAATTGATGGCAAACGCTGGAATGTGGTAGGCAGCAATAACCGAAGTGTCAGCCTGACCAATCCGTTTCTTCTCCCCACCAATTCGGGTGTGCGTTATTACAGCAACGAAACCCTGAACGGTGGGCACCTGCTGACCATGCTGACGAATGCCCGATCTGCTTCTGCGGCAATCATGCGACTGGCAGACCGAGATAAGAGATTTTTACCAGCGGTCGCGAGTATTCTGGAACTGGAAAGCAAAAATAAGCTGACACTGGAATCCAGAAGGAAGTTTCTGGACACACATATTGAGCGGGTATTACAGGACCTGTATGGGGATAAACATCAGGAACTGCTGCCTAGGTTTGTTCGCGTTGAGGTCGCCCCACCGATCAGTGGGGAAGAGGCAACCAAAAAAGCACCTTTCCATGCTGCGAACCCAGGGAATGCAGAACTCGAACTGATTTTCCGGACGATGCGTCGTCATCAGAAGCCAAATCAAACGGATGCACAACTTCTGGAAGCTTGTGAAAAAGAATGGTTCTATTTCGGCCACGAAGTACGCACCATCCAAACACGGATCACCTTCCTGAATAATTACATGGTGGAATGGCGGCAACAAATCAATGTTCACAAAATGGATGAACGCTATAAGGAAGTTGTTTTCAAGCCTCTGCCAGCAGAGGAAATGAAAATTGTTGCCGAAACGATCCGCAGACTTCGCAAGCCAGGAGATCGTTATCTGGACGTGGTGGCAAAATGCACTGAAGAGTGGGCGAAAGGGTTCGAACAACAAAGAATCGCTGCTGGTTCCCCACCAGCAGATCAGGTACGTGCCCTGGTGGTCCAGATGTTCCAATTGATCCTGGAACGCCCACCGAACAGTGAGGAAAGCCAGGAATACACCGATTTGACACAGAAGTATTCTCAGCAGCTTGGTCGCCAGCCTGCCATCGAGAAACTGATTCAAACCCTGATTCTCAATACTGAGTTTGTTTACCGCAGCGAATTTGGGCAGAGCACAGCAGATCAGCATGATCGGCGAATGATGACTCCACGTGATGCCAGCTACGCAATTGCTTACGCACTGACGGATAGTTCTCCAGATGCAGAACTCGCCAAGGCGGCGGCTGAGGGCAGATTGAACACGCGAGCAGACTACGAACGCGAGGTGCGTCGAATGCTTGCGAAGCGGGATCAGGTTTCCATTATTGATGAAGCGGTGAACCATCAGGACTGCCCGAATTTCACCCGCATGCCGATCCGCGAACTCCGCTTCTTTCGCGATTTCTTTGGTTACCCGAATCTGCTGGCGATTTTCAAGGATCGCAAGCGCTTTGGTGCGGAGTACGATCAATCCCGTGTCCGCCTGGTGGCTGAAACTGACATGCTGGTGGAGCACATTCTGGAACAGGACAAAGATGTATTGAAGACCCTGTTAACTACGGACAGGTTTTATGTCTACCACAGTGGGGACAACGTAGCGATGCAGGAAGCCGCGGACCGCATTCGCCGGATTTATGACCACTTTAAAGGGGAAGACTGGCAGAACTATACCATTGAAGACCTTGCCAGACACAAAGATTTCATCGCCAGGGAAAAAATGCGGGGCATTGATGTGAACCGGTTGGCGAAAGACCGACGTTACAACCCGTTGCAGGCATTCAAAACGCAGATGGCCAGCTTTACCCTTCGCCTGGAACATGGGCAAACCGCAGCAGCACCGTATAACTCGTTTCCTGCCCACGGGATGGCGAATGCCAGCACGCGTTACGGTGGGCGGCTGCACAGCCCGGAAGTAGCGAATTTCTTCGATATCGACCTGAAAAATTGGAACTATCCCACGGCACAGCCCACACCGATAGCCAACCGCATGGGAATGTTGACCCACCCAGCCTGGTTGATTGCCCACGCACAGAATACCGAAACCGACCCGATTCACCGTGGGAAGTGGATTCGCGAAAAACTACTCGCGGGTACTATACCGGATGTGCCGATCACGGTTGATGCCGTGATTCCGGAAGATCCCCACCACACGCTGAGACATCGGCTTGAAGCCAAAACCAATAATCAGTACTGCATGTCCTGCCACAGTAAAATGAACCCCCTGGGGGTACCATTTGAGATTTATGATGATTTTGGCCGATATCGTACCCAGGAGCGGCTGGAATATCCAGAAAATCTGATTAAAAAGGTGGAGGATAAAGGCCCCATTGAAAGCGATCTGCGAGACATTTACAAGACACTGCCGATTGACCCAAGTGGGTATCTTGAAGGCACCGGAGATGCAACGCTGGATGGCAACGTGACTGATGCACTGGACTTGATTGGCCGGCTGGCGAAATCTGATCGCGTCCGCCAATCGATGATCCGCCACGCATTCCGCTATTTCATGGGTCGGAACGAGACGCTTTCTGACTCCAGAACATTGATCGAAGCTGATCGTGCCTACCTGAAAAGTGGTGGCAGCTTCGATGCCTTGATTGTTTCCTTATTAACTTCTGATTCGTTTATTTACCGAAAGGCTCCCAAGCCAAAGGAATAG
- a CDS encoding DUF1552 domain-containing protein gives MVTRRSFLTQSALGVSALGASSPLHTLLAESGLPVTSPSEVRRFVFIRKSNGIRPNEVALPSFTKEQAKLDREKQPLEVDFAKHELPKWLRALDPYKKNLAILQGLSCMMSENGHWSYSSVMGAFKSGRNSLSGIKRATIDFELAKLFPSPFEHIELSLTGNYSTWRTGIVPGYSAPAPHQRNYCYADPQTAYDELFKTVVDPESSNSDKAMLAFLQNEESYKSKILTGYEKLKISNHIASIEQIQARNKKLEKMSDLIKSHLPTIAPVHRNGGTNATTPEKQQAMTDILIAALATGLTNVVTYTIDELSTPIKGLPGNENDQISIHELGHGGGYSGVSADLIREKFALVISSRSRPSLTN, from the coding sequence GTGGTTACACGAAGATCCTTTCTGACCCAATCGGCCCTTGGTGTCAGTGCGTTGGGAGCATCATCTCCGCTGCATACCCTGCTTGCCGAATCCGGCTTGCCTGTCACCTCACCGTCGGAGGTGCGGCGATTTGTGTTCATCCGCAAGTCGAATGGAATCCGTCCGAATGAAGTCGCTTTGCCCAGTTTTACCAAAGAACAGGCAAAACTTGATCGCGAAAAGCAGCCACTCGAAGTTGATTTTGCGAAGCATGAATTGCCGAAATGGCTGAGAGCATTGGACCCGTACAAGAAAAATCTGGCCATCCTGCAGGGGTTATCCTGCATGATGAGCGAGAACGGCCACTGGTCTTACTCATCCGTCATGGGGGCATTCAAGTCGGGCCGCAACTCCCTCAGTGGGATCAAACGTGCCACCATCGACTTTGAACTGGCCAAACTGTTCCCTTCGCCTTTTGAACATATCGAACTATCGTTGACTGGGAACTACAGCACCTGGCGAACGGGCATCGTACCCGGTTACTCCGCCCCTGCACCCCACCAGCGGAATTATTGCTATGCCGATCCCCAGACGGCCTACGATGAACTGTTCAAAACGGTGGTCGATCCGGAATCCAGTAATTCGGATAAAGCGATGCTCGCTTTTCTCCAGAATGAAGAATCTTACAAGTCGAAGATTCTCACAGGGTACGAAAAGCTGAAAATCAGCAATCATATCGCATCAATCGAGCAGATTCAGGCCCGCAATAAAAAGCTCGAAAAAATGTCCGACCTGATCAAGAGTCATCTGCCGACGATCGCTCCTGTGCATCGCAACGGTGGGACAAACGCCACGACACCGGAAAAGCAGCAGGCGATGACCGACATTCTGATCGCCGCACTTGCAACCGGTCTGACCAATGTGGTTACCTACACGATCGATGAGCTTTCCACACCAATTAAAGGGCTCCCTGGTAACGAAAACGACCAGATTTCGATTCACGAACTTGGCCATGGTGGGGGCTACAGTGGTGTTTCCGCAGATCTGATCCGCGAAAAATTCGCATTGGTCATATCCAGCAGGTCAAGACCATCGTTGACAAACTGA
- a CDS encoding DUF1080 domain-containing protein encodes MKNSHGAVAFFLAVFVANACDTGTCGAEEKPAKPEWKALFDGKTLKGWKKSDFFKPGEVTVKDGCMVLEKGDAMTGITYAGKDFPTTNYEVTLEGKRVTGQDFFCTTTFPVGKEFCSFVVGGWGGSTIGLSNINGADASENLTNGSKVFKDDQFYRFRIRVTDTKINVWIDDEQVVDLKRKGFEFSIRIECDESKPFGIATWRTVGMVKNIKVRTLTAEEVKGDK; translated from the coding sequence ATGAAAAATTCTCATGGTGCGGTAGCGTTCTTCTTGGCAGTATTTGTTGCAAATGCTTGCGATACCGGTACTTGTGGTGCGGAAGAGAAACCAGCGAAACCGGAATGGAAGGCTCTTTTCGATGGAAAAACACTCAAAGGCTGGAAAAAATCTGATTTCTTCAAGCCAGGCGAAGTGACTGTCAAAGATGGTTGCATGGTGCTGGAAAAAGGCGATGCGATGACAGGCATCACCTATGCCGGCAAGGATTTCCCCACCACCAACTATGAAGTGACGCTGGAAGGCAAGCGGGTTACCGGGCAGGATTTCTTCTGCACCACCACGTTTCCGGTGGGGAAGGAATTCTGCTCTTTTGTGGTCGGTGGCTGGGGTGGCTCAACCATTGGTTTGTCCAATATTAATGGTGCCGACGCTTCCGAAAACCTGACCAACGGCAGCAAAGTGTTTAAAGACGACCAGTTTTATCGCTTTCGCATCCGGGTTACCGATACCAAAATCAATGTCTGGATCGACGATGAACAAGTTGTCGACCTGAAACGCAAAGGTTTTGAATTTTCCATTCGCATTGAGTGCGATGAATCAAAACCGTTTGGCATCGCCACCTGGCGTACCGTGGGGATGGTGAAAAATATTAAAGTCCGCACACTGACGGCAGAAGAAGTGAAAGGTGACAAGTAA